A region of Geobacillus sp. 46C-IIa DNA encodes the following proteins:
- a CDS encoding fatty acid--CoA ligase family protein gives MNLTARLAQVAQQLPDKDAYVFMGERCTYQQLNAAVSKFADGLAQLGVRQGDHIALLLGNSPQFVIGLYGALRLGATVIPINPIYTPEEIAYILHNGDVKAVIGLDLLAPLFVEAKKRLPLLKTAIVCETPQGKEKGIPLSTEMKSFAEVLAAGSPDFIGPELDDDDVAVILYTSGTTGKPKGAMLTHKNLYSNAQDTADYLGINENDRVIAALPMFHVFCLTVALNAPLMNGATVLIMPKFSPAAMFTLTREEKATIFAGVPTMYNFLYQHEGGRADDLRTLRLCISGGASMPVALLENFEKKFNVIVSEGYGLSEASPVTCFNPLDRPRKPGSIGTNIKNVENKVVNEYGEEVPVGEVGELVVRGPNVMKGYYKMPEETAAALRDGWLHTGDLARMDEDGYFYIVDRKKEMIIVGGYNVYPREVEEVLYSHPDVVEAAVIGVPDPDYGEAVRAFVVAKNPELTEEQLIAYCRERLAKYKVPGEISFLEELPKNATGKILRRALKERLTASHA, from the coding sequence ATGAATTTAACGGCGCGGTTGGCACAAGTGGCGCAACAACTGCCGGACAAAGATGCGTATGTGTTTATGGGGGAACGATGCACGTATCAACAATTGAATGCAGCCGTATCGAAGTTTGCCGACGGACTGGCGCAACTTGGCGTCCGCCAAGGCGATCATATCGCCCTGTTGCTTGGCAATTCGCCTCAGTTTGTCATCGGTCTATACGGAGCGCTGCGGCTCGGAGCGACTGTGATCCCGATCAACCCGATTTATACGCCGGAGGAGATTGCCTACATTTTGCATAACGGCGATGTCAAAGCGGTGATCGGCCTCGATTTGCTCGCGCCGCTGTTTGTCGAGGCAAAGAAGCGGCTGCCGCTCTTAAAGACCGCCATCGTTTGCGAAACCCCGCAAGGGAAAGAAAAGGGCATTCCATTGTCAACAGAAATGAAATCGTTTGCAGAAGTGCTGGCTGCCGGCAGTCCGGATTTTATAGGGCCGGAGCTTGACGATGATGATGTCGCTGTTATTTTGTATACGTCTGGAACGACCGGCAAGCCAAAAGGGGCGATGCTTACTCATAAAAACTTGTACAGCAATGCCCAAGACACGGCTGATTATTTGGGCATCAATGAAAATGACCGCGTCATTGCCGCTTTGCCGATGTTCCACGTCTTTTGCCTGACGGTGGCGTTAAACGCCCCGCTTATGAATGGAGCGACGGTACTGATTATGCCGAAATTCAGCCCAGCGGCCATGTTTACGTTAACCCGCGAGGAAAAGGCGACGATTTTTGCCGGCGTGCCGACAATGTATAACTTTCTCTACCAGCATGAGGGGGGGAGGGCGGACGATTTGCGCACGCTTCGGCTTTGCATCTCGGGCGGCGCTTCTATGCCGGTCGCACTGCTGGAAAACTTTGAGAAAAAATTCAATGTGATCGTCTCGGAAGGGTACGGGCTGTCGGAGGCGTCGCCAGTTACGTGCTTCAACCCGCTTGACCGGCCGCGCAAGCCTGGTTCGATCGGAACGAATATTAAAAACGTCGAAAACAAGGTCGTCAATGAATACGGGGAAGAAGTACCGGTTGGGGAAGTCGGCGAGCTTGTTGTCCGCGGTCCCAACGTCATGAAAGGGTATTACAAAATGCCGGAAGAAACGGCGGCTGCCTTGCGCGACGGCTGGCTGCACACCGGCGATTTGGCGCGCATGGACGAGGACGGCTATTTCTATATCGTCGACCGAAAAAAAGAGATGATCATCGTCGGCGGCTACAACGTATACCCGCGTGAAGTCGAGGAAGTGCTATACAGCCATCCGGACGTCGTCGAAGCCGCTGTGATCGGCGTGCCGGATCCAGATTACGGCGAGGCGGTGCGGGCGTTTGTCGTCGCGAAAAATCCGGAGCTGACTGAGGAGCAATTAATCGCCTACTGCCGCGAGCGGTTGGCGAAGTATAAAGTGCCAGGCGAAATCAGCTTTTTAGAGGAACTGCCAAAAAATGCGACAGGAAAAATTTTGCGGAGAGCCTTAAAAGAACGGTTGACCGCTTCCCATGCTTAA
- a CDS encoding TetR/AcrR family transcriptional regulator, which translates to MASDRKRQIIEAASQSFAAFGYKATTMEQIAKLANVGKGTIYTFFKSKEELLDEIVSSLITEIKAEAEQAMDPSLPFSENVHRALYRILEFRQRHQLIAKLLQEVRSIGTAAVQEVLTKLDRAMVEFIRQKIETAVEKGEIRPCNAEITAFLMLKMYIALIVDWEKDHEPLAKEQIAELFTLYFLQGLSK; encoded by the coding sequence ATGGCAAGCGACCGTAAACGGCAAATTATCGAAGCAGCGTCCCAATCGTTCGCCGCTTTCGGTTATAAGGCGACGACGATGGAACAGATCGCCAAGCTCGCCAACGTCGGCAAAGGAACGATTTATACGTTTTTTAAAAGCAAAGAGGAGCTGCTTGATGAAATCGTTTCTTCCTTGATCACGGAAATCAAAGCAGAGGCCGAGCAGGCGATGGATCCGTCGTTGCCGTTTTCCGAAAACGTACATCGCGCCTTGTACCGCATTTTAGAATTCCGCCAGCGCCATCAGCTGATAGCGAAGCTGCTTCAGGAAGTGCGCAGCATCGGTACGGCAGCGGTGCAGGAAGTGCTGACCAAGCTCGACCGGGCGATGGTCGAGTTTATCCGGCAAAAAATTGAGACGGCGGTGGAAAAAGGGGAAATCCGCCCGTGCAATGCGGAAATAACGGCGTTTTTAATGCTGAAGATGTACATCGCCCTCATTGTCGATTGGGAGAAAGATCATGAGCCGCTGGCAAAAGAGCAAATTGCTGAATTGTTTACACTGTATTTTTTGCAAGGATTGTCCAAGTAG
- a CDS encoding YhgE/Pip domain-containing protein has product MLVKELRAIIFRPKVLIPILAVLLIPLLYSGSFLWAFWDPYGHLDQLPVAVVNEDEGAVFDGKKIQLGDDVVKRLKENGTFDWRFVSRKQAYDGLKNQTYYMAVMIPSDFSANAATMQSGNPKPLRLVYIPNEGANYLAGKVGDSAIEAIKEEIAKNVTKTYAEAMLTKMKTAADGLGEASQGAVQLRDGLQTAEQGSRSLSDGMEEAKKGSARLAAGAEKAKDGAADVFRYLTELAEQSLSFENGLQAVNNGAKQLQTGATALQDGLGKLAAGSQQIASGALAAQNGAASLANGLHASLNSMKELQARLPSLTSGANDLHNGAAELEKGGQAWQQKAGEAAAGADEVNKGLQQYAAQLERMIEQTDDPQQKATLQMLYEQLQPLVAGSENIATGIRGLAGQAGQIKNGASRLADGAAALASGQQAVQGGIEKLVDGQQQLADGADRLAAGQQAVADGAKELENQLQAAYQGAQTVAGGSSRLADGIHRLASGSSRLVSGTSKLADGANELSNGVSAVAKGADSLHQGFDRLLGGGRSLSAGLARLEQGAGELADRLSEGAEKADRIQVNERVSEMIADPVQNDKRPFHHVPNYGTGFAPYFLSLGLFVGALLFTIVFPLREPAARPSSGAAWFFGKWGVLSVASAAQTLLADAWLLYGLDLHVQSVWRFLLFTWIISLAFMMIVQFLVTLFDNPGRFLAILLLIAQLVGSAGTYPLELIPDALQSLHPWLPMTHALLGLRAVISSGDFALMWKEAAILAAVAAAFAAGTLAYFRLLYRRRYAVWTESETAA; this is encoded by the coding sequence ATGTTGGTCAAGGAATTGCGGGCGATCATCTTCCGTCCGAAAGTGCTCATTCCGATTCTTGCTGTTTTGCTCATTCCCCTTCTTTATAGCGGATCGTTTTTATGGGCGTTTTGGGATCCATATGGACATTTAGATCAGTTGCCGGTCGCGGTCGTTAATGAAGATGAGGGAGCGGTGTTTGACGGCAAGAAAATCCAGCTTGGCGACGATGTGGTGAAGCGGCTGAAGGAAAACGGCACGTTTGATTGGCGGTTCGTCAGCCGCAAGCAAGCGTACGATGGTCTGAAGAATCAAACGTATTACATGGCCGTTATGATTCCGAGCGATTTTTCCGCTAACGCAGCAACGATGCAAAGCGGCAACCCGAAGCCGCTGAGACTCGTATACATCCCGAATGAAGGGGCGAACTATTTAGCTGGAAAGGTTGGCGATTCCGCCATCGAGGCGATAAAAGAAGAAATTGCCAAAAATGTGACGAAAACGTACGCGGAAGCCATGTTAACGAAGATGAAGACAGCGGCTGACGGGCTCGGTGAGGCAAGTCAAGGAGCTGTCCAACTGCGCGATGGGCTCCAAACAGCAGAACAAGGAAGCCGTTCGCTTTCCGACGGGATGGAGGAGGCGAAGAAAGGAAGCGCCCGTTTAGCCGCCGGAGCGGAAAAAGCCAAAGACGGGGCCGCTGATGTGTTCCGTTATTTAACCGAGCTGGCTGAGCAATCATTGTCGTTTGAAAACGGCTTGCAAGCGGTAAACAATGGAGCGAAACAACTGCAAACTGGCGCAACGGCGCTGCAGGACGGGCTTGGAAAACTGGCTGCCGGCAGCCAACAGATCGCTTCTGGCGCTCTAGCTGCTCAAAATGGGGCGGCGTCGCTCGCGAATGGATTGCATGCTTCGCTCAATAGCATGAAAGAACTGCAAGCGCGATTGCCATCTCTAACTAGCGGGGCGAACGACCTTCATAACGGGGCGGCTGAGTTGGAGAAGGGGGGGCAAGCGTGGCAACAAAAGGCGGGCGAAGCGGCCGCCGGAGCGGACGAAGTGAACAAAGGGCTGCAGCAATATGCCGCCCAACTCGAAAGGATGATCGAACAAACGGACGACCCGCAGCAAAAAGCCACGTTACAGATGCTGTATGAGCAGCTTCAGCCGCTTGTAGCAGGAAGCGAGAACATAGCGACCGGCATCCGCGGGCTAGCCGGCCAAGCGGGGCAGATCAAAAACGGGGCTTCCCGCCTCGCTGACGGTGCGGCCGCGCTCGCTTCCGGACAGCAGGCGGTGCAAGGCGGCATCGAAAAGCTCGTTGACGGACAACAGCAGCTTGCTGATGGCGCCGATCGCTTAGCGGCCGGCCAACAAGCAGTAGCCGATGGAGCGAAAGAGCTTGAGAACCAGCTTCAGGCTGCTTATCAAGGAGCACAAACGGTCGCTGGCGGGAGCAGCAGACTGGCTGACGGAATCCATCGGCTTGCTTCCGGTTCGAGCCGGCTCGTCTCGGGGACGAGCAAACTGGCTGATGGGGCAAACGAACTATCCAACGGTGTGTCTGCTGTTGCCAAAGGAGCGGATTCACTCCATCAAGGATTTGACAGACTCCTCGGCGGCGGACGATCGCTGTCGGCCGGGCTTGCGCGTCTTGAACAAGGAGCGGGCGAATTGGCCGACCGTTTAAGCGAAGGGGCGGAAAAGGCAGATCGCATTCAAGTAAACGAACGCGTATCTGAGATGATCGCCGATCCGGTGCAAAACGACAAACGGCCGTTCCATCACGTGCCGAACTACGGAACCGGCTTTGCCCCGTACTTTTTATCGCTTGGCTTGTTCGTCGGCGCTTTGCTATTCACGATCGTCTTTCCGTTGCGTGAACCAGCCGCGCGGCCGTCGTCAGGAGCGGCTTGGTTTTTTGGAAAATGGGGGGTGCTGTCCGTTGCATCGGCGGCACAAACGCTTTTGGCGGATGCATGGCTGCTGTACGGGCTTGATTTACACGTGCAAAGCGTCTGGCGTTTCCTGCTGTTTACGTGGATCATTAGTTTGGCCTTTATGATGATCGTCCAGTTTCTCGTTACCTTGTTTGACAACCCAGGCCGGTTTCTTGCCATTTTGCTGCTCATCGCCCAGCTTGTAGGAAGCGCCGGAACGTACCCGCTGGAGCTCATTCCGGACGCGCTGCAATCGCTCCATCCGTGGCTGCCGATGACCCATGCCCTCCTCGGGCTGCGGGCTGTTATTTCGAGCGGTGATTTTGCGCTCATGTGGAAGGAGGCGGCGATATTGGCGGCGGTGGCTGCAGCCTTTGCAGCGGGGACGCTTGCGTATTTCCGCCTGCTTTACCGCCGCCGCTATGCGGTATGGACGGAAAGTGAAACCGCGGCTTAA
- the yhfH gene encoding protein YhfH, whose translation MLMKVLEFFKNLPPKKCMHCGKEMDEQHECYGNTCSDCLGAAYRR comes from the coding sequence ATGTTGATGAAAGTGTTGGAATTTTTCAAAAACCTGCCGCCCAAAAAATGCATGCATTGCGGCAAAGAAATGGATGAACAGCATGAATGTTACGGCAACACGTGTTCTGACTGCCTTGGCGCCGCTTACCGCCGATAG
- a CDS encoding MBL fold metallo-hydrolase, which produces MKVTVIGYWGGFPAANEATSAYLFEHDGFRLLVDCGSGALAKLQNYTAVENLDAVILSHYHYDHIADIGPLQYARLIHKHLGANLPVLPIYGHAEDEGAFARLTHNGITEGIAYDPKGTLAVGPFSLTFLKTVHPVPCYAMRITAGGNTIVYTADSSYMPEFVPFAKGADLLICECNFYAGQNAAPAGHMTSEEAAMIAEGASVGELWLTHLPHVGRHGQLIEEAGRTFQGVIRLAQTGLVWAR; this is translated from the coding sequence ATGAAAGTAACGGTCATCGGCTATTGGGGAGGATTTCCGGCCGCCAATGAAGCGACATCGGCGTATTTGTTCGAGCATGATGGCTTTCGCTTGCTCGTCGATTGCGGGAGCGGGGCGCTCGCCAAGCTGCAAAACTACACGGCCGTGGAAAATTTGGATGCAGTCATCCTCTCTCATTACCACTACGACCATATCGCTGATATCGGCCCGCTGCAATACGCGCGCCTCATTCATAAACATTTAGGGGCTAACTTGCCGGTGCTTCCGATTTATGGCCATGCGGAAGACGAGGGGGCGTTTGCCCGCCTGACGCATAACGGCATTACGGAAGGGATCGCCTATGATCCGAAAGGGACACTTGCTGTTGGACCATTTTCGCTTACGTTCCTAAAAACAGTTCATCCGGTGCCGTGCTATGCGATGCGCATTACCGCCGGCGGCAACACGATCGTATACACGGCCGATTCGAGTTATATGCCGGAGTTTGTGCCGTTTGCTAAAGGAGCTGATTTGCTTATTTGTGAGTGCAACTTTTATGCCGGACAAAATGCGGCGCCCGCCGGGCACATGACAAGCGAAGAGGCGGCAATGATCGCTGAAGGGGCGAGCGTCGGCGAGCTATGGTTGACGCATTTGCCGCACGTTGGCCGCCATGGGCAGCTCATCGAAGAGGCGGGGAGGACGTTTCAGGGCGTCATTCGCCTCGCTCAAACCGGCCTCGTCTGGGCACGATAA
- the hemH gene encoding ferrochelatase translates to MAKQTVGLLVMAYGTPYKEDDIERYYTHIRHGRKPPQEQIDDLKARYRAIGGLSPLAKITEAQATQLEARLNEVQEEVEFRMYLGLKHIEPFIEDAVERMHADGVKEAVAIVLAPHYSTFSIRSYNERAKAAAERLGGPVIYTIDQWYDEPKFLHYWSEKVKAVFAAMPEREREQAVLIVSAHSLPEKIIQAGDPYPVQLEDTAKRIAEQAGVAHYAVGWQSAGNTPEPWLGPDVQDLTRQLHDECGYTSFVYAPVGFVADHLEVLYDNDIECKQVTEEIGARYYRPEMPNTDPLFIDALATVVLKRLAKEGDKHE, encoded by the coding sequence ATGGCGAAACAAACGGTTGGACTGCTTGTCATGGCGTATGGAACCCCGTATAAAGAAGACGATATCGAACGGTATTACACGCATATTCGCCACGGACGGAAGCCGCCGCAAGAGCAAATTGACGACTTAAAAGCGCGCTATCGGGCGATTGGCGGGCTGTCCCCGCTCGCTAAAATTACGGAAGCGCAGGCGACACAGCTCGAGGCGCGGCTGAACGAAGTGCAAGAGGAAGTCGAGTTTCGCATGTATTTAGGGCTGAAGCATATCGAGCCATTTATCGAGGATGCGGTTGAACGCATGCATGCCGACGGTGTGAAAGAGGCGGTGGCGATCGTTTTAGCGCCTCATTATTCCACATTCAGCATCCGTTCATACAACGAGCGGGCGAAAGCGGCGGCGGAAAGGCTTGGCGGCCCGGTTATTTATACGATTGACCAGTGGTATGACGAACCGAAATTTTTGCATTATTGGTCGGAAAAAGTGAAAGCTGTTTTTGCCGCCATGCCGGAGCGTGAGCGGGAGCAGGCTGTGCTCATCGTATCAGCTCATAGCCTGCCGGAAAAAATCATTCAAGCCGGCGATCCATATCCGGTGCAACTTGAAGACACGGCAAAGCGCATCGCCGAGCAAGCTGGGGTTGCCCATTACGCCGTCGGCTGGCAAAGCGCTGGCAACACGCCAGAACCTTGGTTGGGTCCGGATGTGCAAGATTTGACGCGCCAGTTGCACGATGAGTGCGGCTATACATCGTTTGTTTATGCGCCGGTCGGTTTTGTCGCTGATCATTTGGAAGTGTTATATGATAATGACATTGAATGTAAGCAAGTGACGGAAGAAATTGGCGCCCGCTATTACCGGCCGGAAATGCCGAACACCGATCCGCTGTTTATTGATGCATTGGCGACGGTCGTGTTAAAGCGGCTCGCAAAAGAAGGCGATAAGCATGAGTGA
- a CDS encoding ABC transporter substrate-binding protein — protein sequence MGKHMRRLATLCAASFLLLSGCGGANEAGGSQGNGGGQEAKEKTYQIGVTQIVEHPSLDAARKGFEQALKDKGLSVEYDVQIAQGDQSNNQTIANNFASDGVDLIFANSTPSAQAALNATKDIPIVFTSVTDPVGAQLVQSMEKPGGNVTGTTDTHPEAIPKTVQFIDKYIQGNRVGMVYNAGEQNSVAQVDQVKKAMEGTDLKIVSASVSTSAEVKQATESLIGKVDCLYIITDNTVVSALESVIQVANEHDIPLFVGELDSVKRGGFAAYGFDYYDIGYEAGEMAAQILQDGKKPADLPVQYPQKLKLAINKKAAQEMGIELNPEWDSIAEYIE from the coding sequence ATGGGCAAACATATGCGGCGGCTTGCCACGTTGTGCGCAGCCAGCTTTTTGCTGCTTAGCGGCTGCGGTGGAGCGAACGAAGCGGGAGGCAGCCAAGGAAACGGCGGCGGGCAGGAAGCGAAGGAAAAGACGTATCAAATCGGGGTGACACAAATCGTCGAGCATCCGTCGCTTGATGCAGCGCGCAAAGGATTTGAGCAAGCGTTAAAGGACAAGGGATTGTCCGTCGAGTATGACGTGCAAATCGCCCAAGGCGACCAAAGCAACAACCAAACGATCGCCAACAATTTTGCCTCCGATGGCGTCGACTTGATTTTCGCCAACTCGACGCCAAGCGCGCAGGCAGCGCTCAATGCAACAAAAGACATTCCGATCGTTTTTACGTCAGTGACCGATCCGGTCGGCGCCCAGCTTGTCCAATCGATGGAGAAGCCGGGCGGCAATGTGACAGGCACGACGGACACGCATCCGGAGGCGATTCCGAAAACGGTGCAGTTTATTGATAAGTATATCCAAGGCAACCGCGTCGGGATGGTGTATAACGCTGGCGAACAAAACTCGGTCGCACAGGTGGATCAAGTGAAAAAGGCGATGGAAGGAACCGATTTGAAAATCGTTTCCGCCTCGGTATCCACGTCGGCCGAAGTGAAGCAGGCGACCGAATCGCTGATCGGCAAGGTCGACTGCCTGTACATCATTACCGATAATACGGTTGTGTCAGCGCTTGAGTCAGTCATTCAAGTGGCCAATGAACATGACATTCCTCTTTTCGTCGGCGAGCTTGATTCAGTGAAGCGCGGCGGGTTTGCGGCGTACGGGTTTGATTATTATGACATCGGCTATGAAGCGGGCGAGATGGCGGCGCAAATTTTGCAAGACGGCAAAAAGCCGGCCGATCTGCCGGTGCAATACCCGCAAAAATTGAAGCTGGCCATTAACAAAAAAGCAGCGCAAGAAATGGGAATTGAACTCAACCCGGAATGGGATTCGATCGCTGAATATATTGAATAA
- the hemY gene encoding protoporphyrinogen oxidase, translating to MSEGQQTVVIIGGGITGLTAAYYLQKAVKEQRLPLTCKLVEATHRLGGKVQTVVRDGYVIERGPDSFLARKTSAFRLVKEVGLEHEIVHNATGKSYILVNGKLYPIPGGAVMGIPTRIAPFLTTGLFSPAGKLRAALDFVLPPVKADGDMPLGRFFRRRLGDEVVDNLIEPLLSGIYAGDIDEMSLMATFPHFFQLEQTYGSLVRGAKRTTPKEQKERKGAFQTLKTGLQSLVEEVEKRLEPGSVIKGTRVERITRTGSAYRLQLSTGEAWEADSVIITTPHHIVPDMLADYPFFALFRSVPLTSVATVALAFPGKAIRQDIDGTGFVVSRRSDYTMTACTWTHKKWPHTTPPGKALLRGYVGRPGDEDIVDQPDDEIVRIVLDDLNKVMKIDGQPEFAVISRWKRAMPQYTVGHRERLAAIKQHMASDLPGVFLAGSSYEGLGLPDCIDQGEKAVRDVLDYLRQGEPNRPAEAAYSNVR from the coding sequence ATGAGTGAAGGGCAACAGACCGTTGTGATTATCGGCGGCGGCATTACGGGTCTCACTGCCGCCTACTACTTGCAAAAAGCGGTCAAAGAGCAGCGTCTGCCGCTGACGTGCAAGCTTGTCGAGGCAACGCACCGGCTCGGCGGAAAAGTGCAAACGGTCGTCCGCGATGGCTATGTCATTGAGCGCGGGCCGGACTCTTTTTTGGCGCGGAAAACGAGCGCGTTCCGCCTCGTAAAGGAAGTCGGCCTTGAGCATGAAATCGTCCATAATGCGACTGGGAAATCATACATTTTAGTCAACGGCAAATTATATCCGATCCCAGGCGGAGCGGTGATGGGCATTCCGACGCGCATCGCCCCGTTTTTAACGACCGGGTTGTTTTCTCCGGCCGGCAAGCTGCGGGCGGCGCTCGACTTCGTGCTGCCGCCGGTGAAAGCAGACGGCGACATGCCGCTTGGCCGCTTTTTCCGCCGCCGTTTAGGCGATGAAGTAGTGGACAATCTGATTGAGCCATTGCTGTCTGGCATTTATGCGGGCGATATCGATGAAATGAGTTTAATGGCTACTTTTCCACATTTTTTTCAACTCGAACAAACATACGGAAGCCTCGTTCGCGGAGCAAAACGGACGACGCCAAAAGAACAGAAGGAGCGAAAAGGGGCGTTTCAGACGTTAAAAACAGGCTTGCAATCGCTTGTCGAAGAAGTGGAAAAGCGGCTTGAACCAGGCAGCGTCATCAAAGGGACGCGCGTTGAGCGGATCACCCGCACCGGTTCAGCGTACCGGCTGCAATTGAGCACCGGTGAAGCGTGGGAGGCGGACAGCGTCATCATCACCACGCCGCACCACATTGTACCGGACATGCTCGCTGATTATCCGTTTTTTGCCCTGTTCCGGTCGGTGCCGCTGACATCGGTGGCGACGGTGGCGCTTGCTTTTCCGGGGAAAGCGATCCGCCAAGATATCGATGGCACCGGGTTTGTCGTCTCGCGCCGCAGCGATTACACGATGACGGCGTGCACGTGGACGCATAAAAAGTGGCCGCATACGACGCCGCCCGGCAAAGCGCTTTTACGCGGCTATGTCGGACGCCCGGGCGACGAGGACATCGTTGATCAGCCGGACGATGAGATCGTCCGCATTGTGCTCGATGACTTAAACAAAGTGATGAAAATTGATGGCCAGCCGGAATTTGCCGTCATTTCCCGATGGAAGCGGGCGATGCCGCAGTATACGGTCGGGCATCGCGAACGGCTGGCAGCGATTAAGCAGCACATGGCGTCCGATCTGCCAGGGGTGTTTTTAGCCGGCAGTTCTTATGAGGGGCTCGGATTGCCTGATTGCATTGACCAAGGGGAAAAGGCGGTCCGCGATGTGCTTGACTATCTGCGGCAAGGGGAACCAAACCGGCCAGCGGAAGCGGCGTACAGCAACGTCCGCTAG